From a single Streptomyces sp. NBC_01264 genomic region:
- a CDS encoding PP2C family protein-serine/threonine phosphatase, with the protein MSLSLRFAAGSHKGMIREGNEDSGYAGPRLLAIADGMGGQAAGEVASSEVISALVQLDDDVPGSDMLTALSTAVQRANDQLRVMVEEDPQLEGMGTTLTALLWTGQRLGLVHVGDSRAYLLRDGVLTQITQDHTWVQRLVDEGRITEEEATTHPQRSLLMRALGSGDIVEPDLSIREVRVGDRYLICSDGLSGVVSHQTLEETLADYHGPRETVASLIQLALRGGGPDNITCIVADVLDTDSNDTLAAQVNDTPVVVGAVAENQHHQLFDGGNAMQTPAGRASGLGRQSPPPAGAFGPPGSGEAPGYGGYGAQGQGGGADGYGSFGEADPYDGDSGYEDTYDHPRRRRGKGRKWTTRTLTLLVVLGVIGGGLYAGYRWTQTQFYVGAKDEHVALFRGISQKLGPLELSKVETDRPDIELKYLPPFKRKQVEDTISESSLDAARTKIDELGTQASACKKDEQRRAAEAQGNQTPGPVLTAAEQQVVSQCDKQ; encoded by the coding sequence ATGAGTCTGTCCCTGCGGTTCGCCGCCGGATCGCACAAGGGCATGATCCGGGAGGGCAACGAGGACTCCGGCTACGCCGGCCCCCGTCTCCTCGCGATCGCCGACGGCATGGGCGGCCAGGCCGCCGGTGAGGTCGCCAGCTCCGAGGTGATCTCCGCCCTCGTGCAGCTCGACGACGACGTCCCGGGCTCCGACATGCTCACCGCGCTCAGCACCGCGGTGCAGCGCGCCAACGACCAGCTGCGCGTCATGGTCGAGGAGGACCCCCAGCTCGAGGGCATGGGCACCACGCTCACCGCCCTGCTGTGGACGGGCCAGCGCCTCGGCCTGGTCCACGTCGGCGACTCCCGCGCCTACCTGCTCCGCGACGGCGTCCTCACGCAGATCACCCAGGACCACACCTGGGTGCAGCGCCTGGTCGACGAGGGCCGGATCACCGAAGAGGAAGCCACCACCCACCCGCAGCGCTCCCTGCTGATGAGAGCCCTGGGCAGCGGCGACATCGTCGAGCCCGACCTCTCCATCCGCGAGGTCCGGGTCGGCGACCGCTACCTGATCTGCTCCGACGGACTCTCCGGCGTGGTCTCCCACCAGACCCTGGAAGAGACCCTCGCCGACTACCACGGCCCCCGCGAGACCGTGGCCTCGCTCATCCAGCTCGCGCTGCGCGGCGGCGGCCCCGACAACATCACGTGCATCGTGGCCGACGTCCTCGACACCGACAGCAACGACACCCTGGCCGCGCAGGTCAACGACACCCCGGTCGTCGTCGGCGCGGTCGCCGAGAACCAGCACCACCAGCTCTTCGACGGCGGCAACGCCATGCAGACCCCGGCCGGCCGCGCCTCCGGGCTCGGCCGCCAGAGCCCCCCGCCCGCCGGCGCCTTCGGCCCTCCCGGCAGCGGTGAGGCACCGGGTTACGGCGGTTACGGCGCCCAGGGACAGGGCGGCGGAGCCGACGGGTACGGCAGCTTCGGCGAGGCCGACCCGTACGACGGCGACTCCGGGTACGAGGACACGTACGACCACCCGCGCAGGCGCCGCGGCAAGGGCCGCAAGTGGACCACGCGCACGCTCACGCTGCTCGTGGTCCTCGGTGTCATCGGCGGCGGACTCTACGCGGGCTACCGCTGGACCCAGACGCAGTTCTACGTCGGCGCCAAGGACGAACACGTCGCGCTCTTCCGCGGGATCAGCCAGAAGCTGGGCCCGCTGGAGCTCTCCAAGGTGGAGACCGACCGCCCCGACATCGAACTGAAGTACCTGCCGCCCTTCAAGCGCAAGCAGGTCGAGGACACGATCAGCGAGAGCAGCCTCGACGCCGCCCGCACGAAGATCGACGAACTCGGTACCCAGGCCTCCGCGTGCAAGAAGGACGAGCAACGGCGCGCGGCCGAGGCACAGGGCAACCAAACGCCCGGCCCCGTCCTGACTGCCGCCGAGCAGCAGGTCGTCAGCCAGTGCGATAAGCAGTAG
- a CDS encoding FHA domain-containing protein FhaB/FipA → MSELTLTVMRLGFLAVLWLFVIVAVQVIRSDLFGTRVTQRGSRRGGGASGAPAQQGGRQAAAPPQQRQRRGAPTKLVVSEGTLTGTTVALAGQTITLGRAHDSTIVLDDDYASSRHARIYPDRDGQWIVEDLGSTNGTYLDRTRLTTPTPIPPGAPIRIGKTVIELRK, encoded by the coding sequence ATGTCAGAGCTGACCCTGACGGTCATGCGGTTGGGTTTCCTGGCCGTTCTGTGGCTGTTCGTCATCGTGGCCGTCCAGGTCATCCGCAGCGATCTCTTCGGTACGAGAGTCACGCAGCGCGGTTCCCGACGCGGCGGGGGCGCTTCCGGCGCCCCGGCCCAGCAGGGCGGCCGCCAGGCCGCGGCCCCACCGCAGCAGCGCCAGCGCCGCGGTGCGCCGACCAAACTCGTCGTCTCCGAGGGCACCCTCACGGGCACCACGGTGGCCCTCGCCGGCCAGACGATCACCCTGGGCCGCGCCCACGACTCCACGATCGTGCTGGACGACGACTACGCCTCCAGCCGGCATGCCAGGATCTACCCCGACCGTGACGGCCAGTGGATCGTCGAGGATCTCGGGTCCACCAACGGCACGTATCTCGACCGGACCCGGCTGACCACCCCGACGCCCATTCCGCCGGGCGCCCCGATCCGCATCGGCAAGACCGTCATCGAGCTGCGGAAGTAG
- a CDS encoding FhaA domain-containing protein — MGVLKRFEQRLEGLVNGTFAKVFKSEVQPVEIAGALQRECDNNATIWNRERTVVPNDFIVELSTGDYERLSPYSGQLGDELAGLVRDYAKQQRYSFMGPIKVQLEKADDLDTGLYRVRSRTLASSTSQPGAGQGQGHQAPPDRPGGYGYPPASAPPMPAGPPPGGAGARRPVPGGPAPVPTAGAVRRHWIEINGTRHQISRPTLVLGRSTEADVRIDDPGVSRRHCEIRTGTPSTIQDLGSTNGIVVDGQHTTRATLRDGSRIVVGSTTIIYRQAEG, encoded by the coding sequence ATGGGAGTCCTGAAGCGGTTCGAGCAGCGACTCGAAGGTCTGGTGAACGGCACCTTCGCCAAGGTGTTCAAGTCCGAGGTCCAGCCGGTGGAGATCGCGGGCGCCCTCCAGCGCGAGTGCGACAACAACGCCACCATCTGGAACCGCGAGCGGACCGTTGTCCCCAACGACTTCATCGTGGAGCTGAGCACGGGCGACTACGAGCGCCTGAGCCCCTACTCCGGCCAGCTCGGCGACGAGCTCGCGGGCCTGGTCCGCGACTACGCCAAGCAGCAGCGCTACAGCTTCATGGGCCCCATCAAGGTCCAGCTGGAGAAGGCCGACGACCTGGACACCGGTCTCTACCGGGTCCGCAGCCGCACGCTCGCCTCCAGCACCTCCCAGCCCGGCGCGGGCCAGGGGCAGGGCCACCAGGCCCCCCCGGACCGGCCCGGCGGCTACGGGTACCCCCCGGCCTCCGCGCCCCCCATGCCCGCGGGTCCGCCCCCGGGCGGGGCCGGCGCACGCAGGCCGGTACCCGGCGGACCGGCACCCGTACCCACCGCAGGCGCCGTCCGGCGCCACTGGATCGAGATCAACGGCACCCGCCACCAGATCTCACGCCCTACGCTCGTACTCGGCCGAAGCACCGAAGCCGACGTGCGGATCGACGACCCCGGCGTATCGCGCCGGCACTGTGAGATCCGGACCGGAACGCCCTCGACCATCCAGGATCTCGGGTCCACCAACGGCATCGTGGTGGACGGGCAGCACACCACCCGCGCTACGCTCCGCGACGGTTCGCGGATCGTCGTGGGATCCACCACCATCATTTACCGGCAAGCCGAAGGGTGA
- a CDS encoding sensor histidine kinase produces MDVTARARAGRDWVKGPEPWTRRMLAGDLALAGLLVLVGLGIEEIDKGSPARMLASSVVVVVLTLLRRRLPVFTLVAGSALSAYLPGAFLVVIPLGWSAGRRIVGVGRALGAFTAAFALAVALSVVKDWSQGRAVLIIVFSALMFLAMVVMPGLASRYWSQRHTLLRALQERNAQLLRERAMVAGQARLRERQRIAQDMHDSLGHQLALISVHTGALEVDPVLTDRQREAVGVLRQASVAAMHELREVVGILRDGVEAPLPVEEAQPAARGVAGIAGIVESARSAGTDVRLTTAGQPRPLVAACDHAAYRIAQEAMTNAYKHAPGAPITVELRYEDDSLVVEIANGPAAGPGTGEVVSGGQGLTGLRERARLVGGMVYAGTVEGGGFRVAGVLPYGTEPAGARERGMGGVADDFGQQVQARTLGSGAGAGPVDWDAIDRKLLSGGSRVGGVTLGCGIAVAAVVVLLIVIGAAVALLVGSVSDASIGRADYDEIQVGEPEGAVRSRLPSGDSILTEGLDRQGPPRPRGASCLTLLADGGGDWDSDSVFRFCFKDGKLVDKQAYEAKQ; encoded by the coding sequence GTGGATGTGACGGCGAGGGCGCGTGCGGGACGGGACTGGGTGAAGGGGCCCGAGCCCTGGACCCGGCGGATGCTGGCGGGGGACCTGGCACTGGCCGGGCTGCTGGTGCTGGTCGGGCTGGGGATCGAGGAGATCGACAAGGGTTCCCCGGCGCGGATGCTGGCCAGTTCCGTGGTCGTGGTGGTGCTGACCCTGCTGCGGCGGCGGTTGCCCGTGTTCACGCTGGTGGCCGGCTCGGCGCTGAGCGCCTACCTGCCGGGGGCCTTCCTCGTGGTGATCCCGCTCGGCTGGTCGGCGGGGCGCCGCATCGTCGGCGTCGGACGGGCGCTCGGCGCCTTCACCGCGGCCTTCGCCCTGGCCGTCGCCCTCAGCGTGGTCAAGGACTGGTCGCAGGGCCGCGCGGTGCTGATCATCGTCTTCAGCGCGCTGATGTTCCTCGCCATGGTGGTCATGCCCGGTCTGGCCAGCCGCTACTGGTCCCAGCGCCATACGCTGCTGCGCGCCCTCCAGGAGCGCAACGCCCAGTTGCTGCGCGAGCGGGCCATGGTCGCGGGCCAGGCCCGGCTGCGCGAACGCCAGCGCATCGCCCAGGACATGCACGACAGCCTTGGCCACCAGCTCGCGCTGATCTCGGTGCACACCGGTGCGCTGGAGGTTGATCCGGTCCTGACCGACCGGCAGCGCGAGGCGGTGGGAGTCCTGCGGCAGGCCTCGGTCGCCGCCATGCACGAGCTGCGCGAGGTCGTCGGCATCCTGCGCGACGGGGTGGAGGCGCCGCTGCCGGTCGAGGAGGCGCAGCCCGCCGCTCGCGGGGTGGCGGGGATCGCCGGGATCGTGGAGTCGGCGCGGAGCGCGGGGACGGACGTACGGCTCACCACCGCGGGGCAGCCCAGGCCGCTGGTCGCGGCGTGCGACCACGCGGCGTACCGGATCGCGCAGGAGGCGATGACCAACGCCTACAAGCACGCGCCGGGCGCGCCCATCACGGTGGAGCTGCGGTACGAGGACGACTCCCTGGTGGTGGAGATCGCCAACGGACCGGCGGCCGGTCCGGGCACCGGTGAGGTGGTGTCCGGTGGGCAGGGGCTGACCGGGCTGCGCGAACGGGCCCGGCTGGTGGGCGGCATGGTCTACGCGGGGACCGTGGAGGGCGGCGGGTTCCGGGTGGCCGGGGTGCTTCCCTACGGGACCGAGCCGGCCGGGGCCCGGGAGCGGGGGATGGGCGGGGTCGCCGACGACTTCGGGCAGCAGGTGCAGGCCAGGACCCTCGGCTCGGGCGCGGGTGCCGGGCCGGTGGACTGGGACGCGATCGACCGGAAGCTGCTGAGCGGCGGCAGCCGCGTCGGGGGCGTGACGCTGGGCTGCGGGATCGCGGTCGCCGCCGTGGTGGTGCTGCTGATCGTGATCGGAGCCGCGGTGGCGCTGCTGGTGGGCTCGGTGAGCGACGCGAGCATCGGCCGGGCCGACTACGACGAGATCCAGGTGGGCGAGCCGGAGGGCGCGGTACGGTCGCGGCTGCCCAGCGGGGACAGCATCCTGACCGAGGGACTCGACCGGCAGGGGCCGCCGCGTCCGCGGGGCGCCAGCTGTCTGACCCTGCTCGCGGACGGCGGCGGAGACTGGGACAGCGACAGCGTTTTCCGGTTCTGCTTCAAGGACGGCAAGCTCGTCGACAAGCAGGCGTACGAGGCCAAGCAGTAG
- a CDS encoding response regulator, which yields MIRVVIADDEPLIRAGIRMILTSAADIEVVAEAANGREAVELARAHGPDVVLLDIQMPVMDGLTALAELGRAAPEVRVLILTTFGEKENVLRALSGGGAGFLLKDSAPGELIGAVRAAAAGDAYLSPAATRHVVDQLASGRSAGREEGARRRVAELSERERGVLALLGEGLSNADAGRRLHMSEATVKTYVSRILAKLECENRVQAALLARDAGL from the coding sequence GTGATCCGCGTGGTGATCGCTGACGACGAACCGCTGATCCGGGCCGGGATCAGGATGATCCTGACCTCGGCGGCGGACATCGAGGTCGTCGCCGAGGCGGCGAACGGCCGGGAGGCGGTGGAACTGGCGCGGGCGCACGGCCCGGACGTGGTGCTGCTGGACATCCAGATGCCGGTGATGGACGGGCTGACGGCACTGGCCGAGCTCGGGCGGGCGGCGCCCGAGGTGCGGGTGCTGATCCTGACCACCTTCGGGGAGAAGGAGAACGTGCTGCGGGCCCTGAGCGGCGGCGGCGCGGGGTTCCTGCTGAAGGACTCGGCGCCCGGCGAACTCATCGGCGCCGTACGGGCGGCCGCGGCGGGGGACGCGTACCTGTCCCCGGCGGCGACCCGGCACGTGGTGGACCAGCTCGCGTCCGGCCGGAGCGCCGGCCGGGAGGAAGGGGCGCGGCGCCGGGTGGCCGAACTGAGCGAGCGCGAGCGCGGGGTACTGGCGCTGCTCGGGGAGGGGCTGTCGAACGCGGACGCGGGGCGCCGGCTGCACATGAGCGAGGCCACGGTGAAGACGTACGTGAGCCGGATCCTGGCGAAGCTGGAATGCGAGAACCGCGTACAGGCGGCCCTGCTGGCCAGGGACGCCGGGCTGTAG
- a CDS encoding DUF2252 domain-containing protein — MTAVARQHGVGPESTKVRIPEVEGFARRAGSSSGSPSGSAAGSAPVSSVGSPREAGKALRVRVPRSVHARFEAPADRPDAVRAVEESNVGRVPELAPIRVGRMAANPFAFLRGSAGLMAHDLSGGPVTGIGAQICGDAHAANFGLYGDARGRLVIDLNDFDETVFGPWEWDLKRLATSLVLAGRVAGADEDTCRAAAHDAAGAYRRTMRLLAKLPALDAWNAIADEELVSHTDARDLLGTLERVSEKARNNTSARFAAKSTELTPDGGRAFVDALPVLRRVGDGEAAAVAAALGPYLETLQGDRLPLLARYAIHDVAFRVVGTGSVGTRSYVVLLLDHRGEALVLQVKEARPSALLPHLPGLGFVSPPEEHEGRRVVAGQKRMQVVSDILLGWTTVEGRPFQVRQFRNRKGSVDPAALAADQFDDYGRMTGALLARAHAHSADPRLLSGYCGKSDELDEAVAGFAVAYADRSEADHAVLVEAVRSGRIAAESGV, encoded by the coding sequence ATGACGGCGGTAGCGCGGCAGCACGGTGTGGGACCGGAGTCGACGAAGGTACGGATCCCGGAGGTCGAGGGGTTCGCCCGGCGGGCCGGGTCTTCCTCCGGGTCTCCCTCCGGTTCTGCCGCGGGTTCTGCTCCGGTTTCTTCCGTGGGTTCTCCCCGGGAGGCGGGCAAGGCGCTGCGCGTGCGGGTGCCCCGGTCGGTGCACGCGCGGTTCGAGGCCCCGGCCGACCGTCCGGACGCGGTGCGGGCGGTGGAGGAGTCCAACGTCGGCCGGGTCCCCGAGCTCGCGCCGATACGGGTCGGCCGGATGGCCGCCAACCCCTTCGCCTTCCTGCGCGGCTCGGCCGGGCTGATGGCGCACGACCTCTCCGGCGGTCCCGTGACCGGGATCGGCGCGCAGATCTGCGGAGACGCCCACGCGGCCAACTTCGGCCTGTACGGGGACGCGCGCGGCCGCCTGGTCATCGACCTCAACGACTTCGACGAGACCGTCTTCGGCCCGTGGGAGTGGGACCTCAAGCGGCTGGCCACCTCGCTGGTCCTGGCCGGCCGGGTGGCCGGCGCGGACGAGGACACCTGCCGCGCCGCCGCGCACGATGCGGCGGGCGCCTACCGGCGCACGATGCGCCTGCTCGCCAAACTGCCGGCCCTGGACGCGTGGAACGCCATCGCGGACGAGGAACTGGTCTCGCACACCGATGCCCGTGACCTGCTGGGCACGCTGGAACGCGTCTCGGAGAAGGCCCGCAACAACACCTCCGCACGCTTCGCGGCCAAGTCCACCGAGCTCACGCCCGACGGCGGCCGGGCCTTCGTGGACGCGCTGCCCGTGCTGCGCCGGGTCGGGGACGGGGAGGCGGCGGCCGTGGCGGCCGCGCTGGGCCCGTACCTGGAGACCCTCCAGGGCGACCGGCTGCCGCTGCTGGCCCGGTACGCGATCCACGACGTGGCCTTCCGGGTGGTGGGCACGGGCAGCGTCGGTACCCGCTCCTACGTGGTGCTGCTGCTGGACCACCGGGGTGAGGCACTGGTCCTCCAGGTGAAGGAGGCCAGGCCCTCCGCACTGCTGCCGCACCTGCCGGGGCTCGGCTTCGTCTCCCCGCCGGAGGAGCACGAGGGCCGTCGGGTGGTGGCCGGGCAGAAGCGGATGCAGGTGGTCTCCGACATCCTGCTGGGCTGGACGACGGTGGAGGGGCGGCCCTTCCAGGTCCGCCAGTTCCGCAACCGCAAGGGCAGCGTGGACCCGGCGGCGCTGGCCGCCGACCAGTTCGACGACTACGGGCGGATGACCGGGGCCCTGCTGGCGCGGGCACACGCGCACAGCGCGGATCCGCGGCTGCTGTCCGGGTACTGCGGCAAGAGCGACGAGCTGGACGAGGCCGTGGCCGGCTTCGCCGTGGCCTACGCGGACCGCAGCGAGGCCGACCACGCGGTGCTGGTGGAGGCGGTACGGTCCGGGCGGATCGCGGCGGAGTCCGGGGTCTGA
- a CDS encoding J domain-containing protein — translation MSEQTVPEASEPDSTPGSGSGPAADERPEARLERAVRAAEQALIEFEIAVETFRVEVENFSRLHHQKLGPMYSRLDELDALIAEAKAARTGDAEDLRRAREARSLVMPMPGVDELFHDWLDADGMSDDASAMLTDRAVRPPERVRPSEEVRRLYRELVRKAHPDLAQDEAERERRDEFIARVNAAYGRGEEQLLRELAEEWAAGPAPAEQRLSESEELYERLEWLSRRKELLSVVARDLEESAIGSMLRMAPEDPDRLLEEIAEQLLGDVEKREAELAALAAE, via the coding sequence GTGAGCGAGCAGACTGTTCCCGAAGCGTCCGAGCCCGACTCCACGCCCGGCTCCGGCTCCGGCCCCGCCGCCGACGAGCGGCCCGAGGCGCGCCTGGAGCGCGCCGTGCGGGCCGCCGAGCAGGCGCTGATCGAGTTCGAGATCGCGGTGGAGACCTTCCGGGTGGAGGTGGAGAACTTCTCCCGCCTGCACCACCAGAAGCTCGGACCGATGTATTCGCGGCTGGACGAGCTGGACGCCCTGATCGCCGAGGCGAAGGCGGCGAGGACCGGTGACGCGGAGGACCTGCGCCGTGCGCGCGAGGCCCGCTCGCTGGTGATGCCGATGCCCGGGGTGGACGAGCTGTTCCACGACTGGCTGGACGCGGACGGGATGTCCGACGACGCCTCCGCGATGCTCACGGACCGTGCGGTGCGGCCGCCGGAGCGGGTGCGGCCCTCGGAGGAGGTGCGCCGCCTCTACCGCGAGCTGGTCCGCAAGGCGCATCCCGACCTGGCCCAGGACGAGGCCGAGCGCGAGCGGCGCGACGAGTTCATCGCCCGGGTCAACGCGGCGTACGGGCGCGGCGAGGAGCAGCTGCTGCGTGAGCTGGCCGAGGAGTGGGCGGCCGGCCCGGCGCCGGCGGAGCAGCGGCTGAGCGAGAGCGAGGAGCTGTACGAGCGCCTGGAATGGCTCTCGCGCCGCAAGGAGCTGCTGTCGGTGGTGGCCCGGGACCTGGAGGAGAGCGCGATCGGGTCGATGCTGCGGATGGCTCCGGAGGACCCGGACCGGCTGCTGGAGGAGATCGCCGAACAGCTGCTCGGCGACGTCGAGAAGCGTGAGGCGGAGCTGGCGGCCCTCGCCGCAGAGTGA
- a CDS encoding rhodanese-like domain-containing protein, with translation MNSGPLPSVAASALPSEAFVLDVRENDEWAAGHAEGALHIPMSEFVARIGELTEKIEDERPVYVMCRVGGRSAQVAQYLRGQDIDAVNVAGGMQDWEAAGRPVVTDAGTPGFVV, from the coding sequence ATGAACTCCGGACCGCTTCCCTCGGTGGCCGCCTCCGCGCTGCCCTCCGAAGCCTTTGTCCTCGACGTTCGCGAGAACGACGAATGGGCGGCCGGCCATGCCGAGGGCGCCCTGCACATCCCGATGAGCGAGTTCGTGGCGCGCATCGGTGAGCTGACCGAGAAGATCGAGGACGAGCGCCCGGTCTACGTGATGTGCAGGGTCGGCGGACGCTCGGCCCAGGTGGCCCAGTACCTGCGGGGCCAGGACATCGACGCCGTGAACGTGGCCGGCGGCATGCAGGACTGGGAGGCCGCGGGCCGCCCGGTCGTCACCGACGCGGGCACCCCGGGCTTCGTCGTCTGA
- a CDS encoding acyl-CoA dehydrogenase family protein, which yields MDFTFTEEQQAAVEAAKAVFADVAPDGVPSPALTPRAVAEEFDRALWAKLADSDLLTLVLTEEHGGSGLDAIALCLVLREAARVLARVPLLEHCATAMAVQAHGSPELASALLPGAGNGSLVLTVAAHGRSGHDPAELAVTARQEQEGDTWVLEGLQTTVTWGHSADWIAVPAHTGEGEAVIAFVPRAAGGLSLAEQYSTSGERLAELTLDGVRVPAAHLIDAPGAWDHLRQLLATGTCALALGLGENVLTMTSQYTSKREQFGFPVASFQAVAVQAADRYIDLRAMEVTLWQAAWRLDAATGGAGGPLPSAGDVAVAKIWASEGVRRVVQTAQHLHGGFGADTDYPLHRYHAWAKQLELQLGPAAAHEEALGDLLAAHPLA from the coding sequence GTGGACTTCACCTTCACCGAGGAGCAGCAGGCCGCCGTCGAGGCGGCCAAGGCCGTGTTCGCGGACGTGGCCCCGGACGGCGTGCCCAGCCCCGCGCTCACCCCGAGGGCGGTGGCCGAGGAGTTCGACCGCGCGCTCTGGGCCAAGCTCGCGGACTCCGACCTGCTGACCCTGGTCCTCACCGAGGAGCACGGCGGCTCCGGCCTCGACGCCATCGCCCTGTGCCTGGTCCTGCGCGAGGCGGCGAGGGTCCTGGCCCGCGTTCCGCTGCTGGAGCACTGCGCCACCGCCATGGCCGTCCAGGCCCACGGCAGCCCCGAGCTGGCGAGTGCCCTGCTGCCCGGCGCCGGGAACGGCAGCCTCGTCCTGACCGTCGCCGCGCACGGCCGCAGCGGCCACGACCCGGCCGAACTGGCCGTCACCGCACGGCAGGAACAAGAAGGGGACACCTGGGTCCTGGAAGGCCTCCAGACGACCGTCACCTGGGGGCACAGCGCCGACTGGATCGCCGTACCGGCCCACACCGGGGAGGGCGAGGCAGTCATCGCGTTCGTCCCCCGGGCCGCCGGGGGCCTGTCCCTCGCGGAGCAGTACTCCACCAGCGGGGAGCGGCTCGCCGAGCTCACGCTCGACGGCGTACGGGTCCCGGCCGCGCACCTGATCGACGCTCCCGGCGCCTGGGACCACCTGCGCCAGCTCCTGGCCACCGGGACCTGCGCGCTCGCGCTGGGCCTCGGCGAGAACGTGCTCACCATGACCAGCCAGTACACGAGCAAGCGCGAGCAGTTCGGCTTCCCGGTGGCCAGTTTCCAGGCCGTCGCCGTCCAGGCCGCCGACCGCTACATCGACCTGCGCGCCATGGAGGTCACGCTCTGGCAGGCCGCCTGGCGGCTCGACGCCGCCACGGGCGGAGCGGGCGGACCGCTGCCGAGCGCCGGCGACGTGGCCGTGGCCAAGATCTGGGCCTCCGAGGGCGTACGCCGCGTCGTGCAGACCGCACAGCACCTGCACGGCGGCTTCGGCGCCGACACCGACTACCCGCTGCACCGCTACCACGCCTGGGCCAAGCAGCTGGAGCTCCAGCTCGGCCCGGCCGCGGCCCACGAGGAGGCACTGGGCGACCTGCTGGCCGCCCACCCGCTCGCCTAG
- a CDS encoding 2Fe-2S iron-sulfur cluster-binding protein gives MAVSPPSPTLGSASPTRPARHGAFHTLTVTAVDRLTEDSVALTLAVPPELRAEYRHSPGQHLTLRRSGSAAAGTAATSEVRRTYSICSAAPAADGPGPAALRVGVRLVEGGEFSSFAHKEITAGDVLDVMVPAGRFVLDPAAAPPAAHYAAIVGGSGITPVLSIAATLLAARPDARFCLVRSDRSAASTMFLEEVADLKDRYPDRFQLVTVLSREEQEAGLPSGRLGEDRLTELLPALLPVTEVTGWFLCGPYGLVTGAERALGALGVLRTRVHEEVFHVEDSAPRPAPTASADATRGRVTARLDGRSGTWPVRDGESLLDAVLRARADAPYACKGGVCGTCRAFVVSGEVRMERNFALEEKETEAGFVLACQSHPVSEDVEIDFDR, from the coding sequence ATGGCCGTGTCACCGCCGTCGCCCACGCTGGGGTCCGCGAGCCCGACGCGCCCCGCGCGCCACGGCGCGTTCCACACCTTGACGGTGACGGCGGTCGACCGGCTCACCGAGGACTCCGTGGCCCTGACCCTGGCCGTCCCGCCGGAGCTGCGCGCCGAGTACCGGCACTCCCCCGGCCAGCACCTCACCCTGCGCCGCAGCGGCTCCGCCGCGGCCGGAACCGCTGCCACGTCGGAGGTTCGGCGCACGTACTCCATCTGCTCCGCCGCCCCGGCCGCGGACGGGCCCGGTCCCGCCGCGCTGAGGGTCGGGGTGCGGCTGGTGGAGGGCGGGGAGTTCTCCTCCTTCGCCCACAAGGAGATCACCGCGGGGGACGTCCTGGACGTGATGGTCCCGGCCGGCCGGTTCGTCCTGGACCCCGCGGCGGCGCCGCCCGCCGCGCACTACGCCGCGATCGTCGGCGGCAGCGGCATCACCCCGGTGCTGTCGATCGCCGCCACCCTCCTGGCCGCCCGCCCCGACGCACGGTTCTGCCTGGTGCGCAGCGACCGCAGCGCGGCCTCGACGATGTTCCTGGAGGAGGTCGCCGACCTCAAGGACCGCTATCCCGACCGGTTCCAGCTCGTCACCGTGCTGTCCCGGGAGGAGCAGGAGGCCGGGCTGCCTTCCGGGCGGCTCGGCGAGGACCGGCTGACCGAACTGCTGCCCGCCCTGCTGCCGGTCACGGAGGTGACGGGCTGGTTCCTGTGCGGCCCCTACGGCCTGGTGACGGGAGCGGAGCGGGCGCTGGGCGCGCTCGGCGTGCTCCGCACCCGGGTCCACGAGGAGGTCTTCCACGTCGAGGACAGCGCCCCGCGCCCCGCGCCCACCGCTTCGGCCGACGCCACCCGCGGCCGGGTCACGGCGCGCCTCGACGGCCGCTCGGGCACCTGGCCCGTGCGCGACGGGGAGTCCCTGCTCGACGCGGTGCTCCGGGCCCGGGCGGACGCCCCGTACGCCTGCAAGGGCGGGGTGTGCGGCACCTGCCGGGCGTTCGTCGTCTCGGGCGAGGTGCGAATGGAGCGCAATTTCGCGCTGGAGGAGAAGGAGACGGAGGCCGGGTTCGTGCTGGCCTGCCAGTCGCACCCGGTGTCGGAGGACGTGGAGATCGACTTCGACCGCTGA
- the paaD gene encoding 1,2-phenylacetyl-CoA epoxidase subunit PaaD, protein MVTGTAADARTEQTRLEVELAALAGSVPDPELPVLTLAELGVMRGVRMHEDGHVEVTLTPTYTGCPAIEAMSADIERILTDHGIREVRVRTVLAPAWSTDDISAEGRRKLAEFGIAPPRPHAAGGPVPLTLSVRCPNCGSTDTELLSRFSSTACKALRRCVACREPFDHFKEL, encoded by the coding sequence GTGGTGACCGGGACCGCCGCGGACGCCCGCACCGAGCAGACCCGGCTGGAGGTGGAGCTGGCCGCACTGGCCGGCTCCGTCCCCGACCCCGAACTGCCCGTGCTCACCCTCGCCGAGCTCGGCGTGATGCGCGGGGTGCGGATGCACGAGGACGGCCACGTGGAGGTCACCCTGACCCCCACCTACACCGGCTGCCCGGCCATCGAGGCCATGTCCGCGGACATCGAGCGGATCCTGACCGACCACGGCATACGGGAGGTCCGGGTCCGGACCGTGCTGGCCCCCGCCTGGTCCACCGACGACATCAGTGCCGAAGGCCGCCGCAAGCTGGCCGAGTTCGGCATCGCCCCGCCGCGGCCGCACGCCGCCGGCGGACCCGTGCCGCTCACCCTGTCCGTCCGCTGCCCGAACTGCGGATCGACCGACACCGAGCTGCTCAGCCGGTTCTCCTCCACCGCGTGCAAGGCGCTGCGCCGCTGCGTCGCCTGCCGCGAACCGTTCGACCACTTCAAGGAGCTGTAG